One Actinomyces respiraculi DNA window includes the following coding sequences:
- a CDS encoding RICIN domain-containing protein, translating into MRTRTLFSKGLAVLAALLVGTVAYPAASYAAEDGLSIAPSVVYSPEAGTSFNPEGGREAGTTYVKNIVLKNSGSVNGTMLVTYDQLVLEDGVQVYPIYRRSPGEEGWRRISTVRPSDQFSGLTRTAQPFLFEVPPGTSGLAAGTILLAGMIMPEDRSTSTLVVYSSSDQGRTWSLLSSIDHGGPAVYDPSPSSTTSTVWEPSLAVDAYGGLVAYFSDERQKDQGVLQAVVYRRSVDGGRTWGDVVNVSAPTNRSDRPGMITVTRMADGRYIAVYEVVNRPSQSSNNAVIYYKISDDGLSWVPETSIGTPIQLVDGRGIGSSPFVRWVPEGGPQGMVVVTSKWALDANGNIDGGQNYYVNRMNGEGAWERLPYAVTYDFADTAGGTFSGFAQSFDYDPASRALYQGTNVENLSTTYNDVVLGATPLNAVQYEAENARVTDAKEVMRGDASGGTKIGGINSAASSVIFDISVPVAGTYTLDVRYDNGTGRPSSHRLMVNGRANRTIRYAPTVDWGRFAWATTTVRLVAGNNTITLSKGMSFAEVDLIRVRDSSTDWPWYFHIVNKESGQLLEVASAATHDGASVGQWSRTGHRTQTWAMSAAGGEGSYQLVNVHSSKLLEIPGGAIEIGTQASQWGPTGHPTQWWNATAVDGRWRLSNANSGHVLEIADGSHEDGAPAQQWESNGYPCQEWVLVAEAAL; encoded by the coding sequence ATGAGGACAAGAACCCTATTCAGCAAGGGGCTTGCCGTGCTGGCGGCACTCCTTGTCGGAACGGTGGCGTACCCAGCCGCCTCTTACGCGGCTGAGGACGGCCTTTCGATTGCTCCGTCAGTCGTCTACTCGCCTGAGGCCGGCACCTCATTCAATCCTGAGGGTGGGCGTGAGGCCGGAACTACCTACGTAAAGAACATCGTTCTGAAGAACTCCGGTTCGGTCAACGGGACCATGCTTGTGACGTACGACCAGTTGGTTCTGGAAGACGGGGTTCAAGTTTACCCCATCTATCGTAGGTCTCCAGGAGAAGAGGGCTGGCGACGGATCTCGACCGTGCGCCCCAGTGACCAGTTCAGCGGACTCACACGAACAGCCCAACCATTCCTTTTCGAGGTGCCCCCGGGTACGTCGGGCCTCGCTGCTGGAACCATCCTTTTGGCGGGCATGATCATGCCTGAGGACCGCTCGACGAGCACGCTTGTCGTGTATTCGAGCTCCGACCAGGGCCGGACATGGTCGCTGCTGTCGAGCATCGACCATGGTGGTCCCGCGGTCTACGACCCTTCCCCGAGCTCAACGACCTCCACCGTGTGGGAACCGTCATTGGCGGTCGACGCATATGGGGGACTGGTCGCCTACTTCTCCGACGAGAGGCAGAAGGACCAAGGAGTCCTCCAGGCTGTCGTATACAGACGGTCTGTCGACGGTGGTCGCACCTGGGGTGACGTTGTCAATGTGTCCGCGCCGACGAACAGGAGCGACCGGCCCGGCATGATCACAGTGACTCGGATGGCTGACGGCCGTTACATCGCCGTGTACGAAGTCGTTAACCGACCCTCGCAGTCATCCAACAATGCAGTCATATATTACAAGATTTCCGATGATGGTTTGAGTTGGGTGCCTGAAACAAGTATCGGAACTCCGATTCAGCTTGTGGATGGACGTGGGATCGGCTCGTCTCCGTTCGTTCGATGGGTTCCTGAAGGCGGCCCTCAGGGCATGGTTGTTGTTACCTCGAAATGGGCCTTGGATGCTAATGGCAACATTGACGGCGGGCAGAACTACTACGTTAACCGAATGAATGGAGAAGGCGCGTGGGAGCGACTGCCATACGCGGTTACATATGACTTTGCTGACACCGCTGGCGGAACGTTCTCGGGGTTTGCTCAGTCGTTCGACTATGATCCTGCATCTCGTGCGCTATATCAGGGTACCAACGTCGAGAATCTGAGCACGACGTACAACGACGTCGTCCTCGGCGCGACCCCGTTGAATGCGGTCCAGTACGAGGCTGAAAATGCTCGTGTCACCGATGCGAAAGAGGTGATGCGCGGAGACGCCTCGGGCGGAACGAAGATAGGTGGTATCAATAGTGCGGCAAGCTCAGTCATTTTCGATATTTCCGTGCCTGTGGCGGGTACCTACACCCTTGACGTGCGGTACGACAATGGGACGGGAAGGCCAAGTTCTCACAGGCTGATGGTGAACGGCAGGGCGAACAGGACGATTAGGTATGCACCAACCGTTGACTGGGGTCGATTTGCTTGGGCGACCACGACCGTCCGTCTAGTCGCCGGCAACAATACGATCACCCTCTCGAAGGGGATGTCGTTCGCAGAAGTTGATCTCATCCGTGTGCGCGACTCCTCAACCGACTGGCCGTGGTACTTCCACATCGTTAACAAGGAGAGTGGTCAGCTTCTCGAGGTCGCCTCGGCGGCCACCCACGACGGTGCGTCTGTCGGTCAGTGGAGCCGAACGGGGCACCGCACCCAAACCTGGGCGATGTCGGCCGCAGGGGGAGAAGGCTCCTACCAGTTGGTGAATGTCCATTCCTCCAAGCTGTTGGAGATCCCCGGTGGCGCGATCGAAATAGGGACGCAGGCAAGCCAGTGGGGGCCGACCGGGCACCCGACACAATGGTGGAACGCAACCGCTGTCGATGGACGGTGGCGTTTGTCCAACGCCAACAGCGGACATGTTCTTGAGATCGCTGACGGCAGTCACGAGGACGGAGCGCCAGCACAACAGTGGGAGTCCAACGGCTATCCCTGTCAGGAATGGGTGCTGGTTGCAGAGGCGGCGCTATAG
- a CDS encoding family 1 glycosylhydrolase yields MATTMWYRDGTLHLALGIEDTFVPQGGPGERPIDEYEQTGHYAQFREDFVAAREAGAEFLRWGVPWHKVNPERGRWDWEWTDRAVEAMLEAGLEPIVDLLHYGTPLWMEQQFHHPDYPLLVEEYARRVALRYGDRVKSYTPVNEPMIHVLFCGEYGYWPPYGRGVAGMARTAGAIAEGFVRSQWAIAEVVSAPVFVHVDAGMRYVGDLAGSPYEETGARLEAQRFLVEDLVTGRVDDCHPLAGLLLHNGWNEDRLNWFRQDPITPDVMGVNYYPRHSTEVLDPHDWHDGGFGDPRVSTDAGVAGLEDVLTLWYRRYGAPVMLTETCVTAPVEERIAWMRDSVAAVDRLRLSGVDVVGYTWWPLFDMYEWTYRHGDGPRSDYLLTMGLQDLVEDEGRLARVNNPAYVVYRELALSHRAG; encoded by the coding sequence ATGGCAACGACGATGTGGTACCGCGACGGGACTCTCCACCTCGCCCTGGGAATCGAGGACACCTTCGTCCCCCAGGGTGGGCCTGGCGAGCGACCCATCGACGAGTACGAGCAGACTGGCCACTATGCGCAGTTCCGTGAGGACTTCGTGGCCGCACGAGAGGCCGGGGCCGAGTTCCTGCGCTGGGGCGTGCCCTGGCACAAGGTGAACCCTGAGCGGGGGCGCTGGGACTGGGAGTGGACCGACCGTGCGGTCGAGGCCATGCTCGAGGCAGGGCTGGAGCCCATCGTGGATCTCCTCCACTACGGAACGCCCCTATGGATGGAGCAGCAGTTCCACCACCCGGACTACCCCCTGCTGGTTGAGGAGTACGCCCGTCGTGTCGCGCTGAGGTACGGGGACCGGGTGAAGAGCTACACCCCGGTCAACGAGCCCATGATCCACGTGCTCTTCTGTGGCGAATACGGCTACTGGCCGCCCTATGGCCGCGGTGTCGCAGGCATGGCGCGGACTGCGGGGGCTATCGCAGAGGGTTTCGTACGCAGCCAGTGGGCTATCGCAGAGGTTGTCAGTGCGCCGGTATTCGTCCACGTTGACGCTGGAATGCGCTACGTCGGAGATCTCGCCGGCAGTCCGTACGAGGAGACGGGGGCACGCCTTGAGGCGCAGCGCTTCCTCGTCGAGGACCTGGTGACAGGGCGGGTGGATGACTGTCATCCGTTGGCCGGCCTGTTGCTTCACAACGGCTGGAATGAGGACAGGCTTAACTGGTTCCGGCAGGACCCCATCACTCCGGATGTCATGGGTGTCAACTACTACCCACGACATTCCACTGAAGTTCTCGACCCTCATGACTGGCACGACGGTGGCTTCGGTGACCCCCGCGTGAGCACCGACGCCGGGGTCGCCGGTCTAGAGGACGTCCTGACCCTGTGGTACAGACGCTACGGTGCCCCCGTCATGCTGACCGAGACGTGCGTGACCGCACCCGTCGAGGAGCGCATCGCCTGGATGCGCGACTCCGTCGCCGCGGTGGACCGCCTGCGTCTGAGCGGCGTCGACGTCGTCGGCTACACGTGGTGGCCCCTGTTCGACATGTACGAGTGGACCTACCGCCACGGCGACGGGCCGCGCAGCGACTACTTGCTGACGATGGGCCTGCAGGACCTCGTCGAGGACGAGGGCCGCCTGGCGCGCGTGAACAACCCGGCCTACGTCGTCTACCGCGAACTCGCCCTGTCCCACCGGGCCGGCTGA